Proteins from a genomic interval of Dendropsophus ebraccatus isolate aDenEbr1 chromosome 6, aDenEbr1.pat, whole genome shotgun sequence:
- the LOC138795143 gene encoding putative uncharacterized protein DDB_G0271982, with product MMLDMKSAESVLLSVDDNKPWIEDEDEGPDEIWISAVRSAPHVFCDGYIEKNLWIPRLRPIREESARDFERQLKMDKKMERHARKKEEQEKRLAMEKIKMLEKQREAERKMESRIQRKARKNERRERRLAMIRSIFCCCCRPAVVE from the exons ATGATGTTGGATATGAAG TCTGCAGAAAGCGTCTTGCTAT CTGTAGATGACAACAAACCCTG GATTGAGGATGAGGACGAGGGACCGGATGAGAT ATGGATCTCCGCGGTGCGCTCGGCCCCTCATGTTTTCTG TGATGGCTACATAGAAAAGAACCTTTGGATCCCCCGCCTCCGTCCCATCAG GGAGGAATCGGCAAGAGATTTTGAGAGGCAGCTCAAAATGGACAAGAAGATGGAGCGTCATGCTCGCAAAAAGGAAGAGCAAGAGAAGCGTCTGGCCAT GGAGAAGATAAAAATGCTGGAAAAGCAGCGAGAGGCTGAGAGGAAGATGGAGAGTAGGATCCAGCGTAAAGCTCGGAAGAACGAGAGAAGAGAGAGACGTCTGGCCAT GATAAGATCCATCTTCTGCTGTTGCTGCCGCCCGGCCGTCGTGGAGTAA